One window of Diabrotica undecimpunctata isolate CICGRU chromosome 8, icDiaUnde3, whole genome shotgun sequence genomic DNA carries:
- the LOC140449062 gene encoding uncharacterized protein, whose product MVPKEKFLAVDEQIIPTRARSQLKQYNPKKLCAEWYFGIELCSQSNIVPLGAPNLSMSSNVFVKLENLIPKHQHYKLFFDNWFTSIPLMIYLTKEGSLPLGAVRLNRVPGVVMPAEKEIQKRGRGHIVKKIANIDNVDVSVVSWFDNKIVTTM is encoded by the coding sequence ATGGTTCCGAAAGAAAAATTTCTAGCTGTAGATGAACAGATTATACCAACAAGAGCGCGAAGCCAGCTAAAGCAGTATAACCCAAAAAAACTTTGTGCTGAATGGTATTTCGGGATAGAGCTATGTTCCCAGAGTAATATTGTACCTCTAGGAGCACCAAATCTTAGTATGAGCAGCAACGTGTTTGTCAAATTAGAAAATTTGATACCAAAACATCAACAttacaagttgttttttgacaattGGTTTACCAGTATACCTCTTATGATATATCTGACCAAAGAGGGCAGTTTACCTTTGGGAGCAGTAAGACTTAATCGTGTTCCTGGAGTTGTGATGCCAGCTGAGAAAGAAATACAGAAGCGCGGCAGAGGTCATATAGTAAAGAAAATAGCCAATATAGACAATGTGGATGTCAGTGTAGTGTCctggtttgataataaaatcgttacTACAATGTAA